Proteins co-encoded in one Spirosoma endbachense genomic window:
- a CDS encoding aspartate/glutamate racemase family protein, with protein sequence MKTLGLIGGVSWYATSVYYKTLNQLTNQRLGGSHSSKLLLFSVDFEEFSSLQHVGDWDAVEKMLSGIAIQLEHAGADCIVMCANTVHLVADTIRQKINIPLLHSAEETAKQIVCQKSNKVALLGTKFTMEHPFFKDRLSQLGIETIIPDEADKEYIHASIFNELTKGIFKDETKNKYIDIIDKLKSCGAEGVVFGSAEFSLLLTQTDCPIPIFDTIAIHSEAAVDFALSK encoded by the coding sequence ATGAAGACTTTAGGACTGATTGGTGGGGTCAGCTGGTATGCTACATCCGTTTATTATAAGACGCTTAATCAACTCACCAATCAAAGGCTTGGCGGCTCTCATTCGTCTAAACTCCTTCTCTTTTCGGTGGACTTTGAAGAATTCAGTTCACTACAACATGTAGGCGACTGGGATGCCGTTGAAAAGATGTTATCAGGCATTGCGATACAACTTGAGCATGCGGGAGCAGACTGCATTGTGATGTGTGCCAACACCGTTCACCTGGTTGCTGACACGATTCGGCAAAAAATAAACATTCCGTTGCTGCATAGTGCAGAGGAAACAGCCAAGCAAATCGTTTGCCAAAAATCTAATAAGGTTGCGCTTCTTGGAACAAAATTTACCATGGAACATCCTTTCTTTAAAGATCGTCTTTCCCAGTTGGGCATTGAGACGATTATTCCCGACGAAGCGGATAAGGAGTATATTCATGCGTCTATTTTTAACGAATTGACAAAAGGAATTTTCAAAGACGAAACAAAAAATAAATACATCGACATTATTGACAAATTAAAAAGTTGCGGAGCAGAGGGAGTTGTCTTTGGCAGCGCTGAATTTTCACTATTGCTTACTCAAACGGATTGCCCTATTCCAATTTTTGATACGATCGCC